A part of Miscanthus floridulus cultivar M001 chromosome 6, ASM1932011v1, whole genome shotgun sequence genomic DNA contains:
- the LOC136460933 gene encoding mitogen-activated protein kinase kinase kinase 17-like gives MDAPAAKQLRLVRTLGHGASGAVVWLASDDASGQLLAVKSAGAGGAVQLRREEQVLENLRSPHIVPCLGSRAAAGGGYQLFLEFAPGGSLADRAAQSGGRLAQPAVQAYTRDIARGLAYLHGRSLVHGDVKARNVVIGGDGRARLTDFGCARSVQQPSPSSRPIGGTPAFMAPGVARGEEQGPAADVWAVACTVIEMATGRAPWSDVDDVFAAVRKIGYTDEVPELPAWLPAHAKDFLLMCLARDPRKRPTASQLLEHPFLASASCNGNGNGNADPTKRDWASPNSTLNAAFWESDDEDEETSERAFERISSLASLCSGLPHWDFEEGWIQVWGQCSRVCEAPADTVTAGAGFAVGSGALDAAVVDDLHVVVVEGASRFATCSVRVINNSSKCQQRHSPVHAGGNVGVFRDFVKCHKHPSAGVGNNVGIRDDFAKCKRHPRMSAGRNVGIAADFVKWQTHFRVIVGSNVEYLRPVASRRGEAGELDCPCNRVVEDKFDFVPIWAFS, from the coding sequence ATGGATGCCCCCGCAGCGAAGCAGCTCAGGCTAGTCCGCACGCTCGGGCACGGCGCGTCAGGCGCCGTCGTGTGGCTGGCCTCCGACGACGCCTCGGGGCAGCTCTTGGCGGTCAAGTCCGCGGGCGCCGGCGGGGCGGTGCAGCTGCGGCGCGAGGAGCAGGTGCTGGAGAATCTCCGCTCTCCACACATCGTGCCCTGCCTCGGCTCCCGTGCCGCCGCCGGCGGGGGATACCAGCTGTTCCTCGAGTTCGCGCCCGGCGGGTCGCTGGCCGACAGGGCAGCCCAGAGCGGGGGCCGCCTCGCGCAGCCTGCTGTCCAGGCGTACACGCGAGACATCGCGCGGGGGCTCGCGTACCTCCACGGCCGGTCGCTGGTGCACGGAGACGTCAAGGCCAGGAACGTGGTGATCGGCGGAGACGGCCGCGCCAGGCTCACCGACTTCGGGTGCGCGAGGTCTGTCCAGCAGCCGTCCCCGTCGTCGCGGCCAATCGGCGGGACCCCAGCGTTCATGGCGCCGGGGGTGGCGCGCGGGGAGGAGCAGGGGCCGGCGGCCGACGTGTGGGCGGTCGCCTGCACCGTCATCGAAATGGCCACCGGCCGTGCGCCGTGGAGCGACGTGGACGACGTCTTTGCCGCCGTTCGCAAGATCGGCTACACCGACGAGGTCCCGGAGCTGCCCGCGTGGCTGCCAGCGCACGCGAAGGACTTCTTGCTCATGTGCCTGGCAAGAGACCCCCGCAAGCGGCCCACCGCATCGCAGCTGCTGGAGCACCCGTTCCTCGCGTCCGCCTCATgcaatggcaatggcaatggcaatgCCGATCCGACCAAGCGTGACTGGGCGTCCCCCAACAGCACGCTCAATGCGGCATTCTGGGAGtccgacgacgaggacgaggagacCTCTGAGCGAGCGTTCGAAAGGATCAGCTCTTTGGCGAGCCTCTGCTCGGGCTTGCCCCACTGGGATTTCGAGGAAGGCTGGATCCAAGTGTGGGGCCAGTGCTCCCGGGTCTGCGAGGCACCGGCCGACACGGTGACGGCCGGCGCTGGTTTTGCCGTAGGGAGTGGAGCGTTGGATGCCGCCGTGGTTGATGATCTCCACGTCGTCGTCGTGGAAGGCGCCAGTAGATTTGCTACATGCAGTGTACGAGTAATAAATAATTCCAGCAAGTGCCAGCAGAGACATTCGCCTGTCCACGCAGGAGGCAATGTAGGAGTTTTCAGAGATTTTGTTAAGTGCCACAAACATCCCAGCGCAGGGGTAGGCAACAATGTAGGAATTAGAGATGATTTTGCTAAGTGCAAGAGACATCCTAGGATGAGCGCAGGCAGAAATGTAGGAATTGCTGCTGATTTTGTCAAGTGGCAAACACATTTTAGGGTTATTGTAGGCAGCAATGTAGAGTATTTGCGCCCGGTTGCCAGTCGCCGGGGCGAAGCTGGGGAACTCGATTGTCCTTGTAATCGAGTAGTAGAAGATAAATTTGATTTCGTGCCAATTTGGGCATTTTCGTGA